The sequence below is a genomic window from Macrobrachium nipponense isolate FS-2020 chromosome 40, ASM1510439v2, whole genome shotgun sequence.
GACAAATGTTGTGTTTCTCAGTGACCCTGCTGATTCTAACATTTTCAATAGTAAACAAACCATTTCCTTACACACATAGCCATAACTCGTTAGTCTGATGTGATGATCACACAAACATAGAATATATTGTTCTTTAGTATGTAACAGGGGCCTCCTTCAGTTGGGCTGGTACTGGTAGTCCTGCATTGCCCTCACTTGCATCTTGCATCATGAGCCTGTGGTTTAACCATTGTCAAGATTATGTATTTCTTTTGAGTCCTGTTATAATACTGTGATTATGGAACTGTTCATTTGGTTAATACAGTAGGATCCATTAACTTTTCCAAGTGTATGTGTAAAATGTCTTGCATACTTTTACATTCAATTAAGTGTACACAGTGTCATAAACCGTCAGTCAGGGATCAAGAATAATCAAGGATGGTAATAAATTCTGTGATGTCTTGAGTTATGAGCTAGCTGCTTAATGTTCAGGATGATCATGAAATATTAATTTGTTGGGTAAATAAAAGACCAAATAAGCAATTTCTGATTTTTCGGTAGTAATAAAAATCTAACACAGTTTCTCACAAGTTAAGTAGACATCCATGAGTACAAACAATTACCCTTTATCTTGAACAAGATAAGTGACATGAGATAAGCACGATTACGCAAGCAGcgacatacgtacacatacatacatacaacacacacacaatattatagaCATTCAGCTTTAAAAAGCACCCGGTTAATCAGCACAGTCCAATCAACTGTATTTTACGCTTACAGTAGAGTATTTCACACATTGCCTGACTTTCAAGAAGTATGTGTTATGTTTCACAAAGTACAAAACAAATTATTCTACGTCAGACAATATCAATGGCGAAAAATGAGTTTCATCCATTAGCAAAAGCATTTCATGATGGAAAACATTTGCACGTACATATAAGCTATCAGATATTCATTACAtgatgtatttataaaaaaaaattcaaggaatttCACGAGCTTCTGACATCACTCCTAatcaaaaacagaagaaaaactatgaaaatcTGCAGGAAAAAGGAACTCAGTTTTCACCAGTATAGGTGAAACGCAGTAAATGAACTCCCAAAATCAGATGCAACCGgagtaagaaaataatataattataagaccagcatctggagagagagagagagattagaagcaAATATAGGCCTACTCAGTCAAGCAAAACTACAATATACCTGTGTTATGAACCAGTACCCATAAATATACCACTGGAGTTACCCACCCACCTCTAAACAGTTCAAGCAAAAGGATAAATGAATTagatatacattaaaataaactttataaaataaaaggaaatggaaaaagacaGATTCCCCAAAAACCAGACCCAGTGTTTCAGAACATGCACAGAGAGTAGGTCTAAGTGAGTACTACGGGCTACTGAAGGAAATAATATACAAAAGGATTACTTCAGTTAACATATTTGAGGGAGAACTTGAAAtcttacagagaaagagagagagagagagacatcttgAAGTCTAAAACTACAGTGTTGACGCTAAGGTCTTGAGGTACAACAGTGAGCCCTTGAtgataaaaagtatttttatcaTCAAGGAGTAATTACAGAGGGTAATTCAAAATATGGCACATGCTCGTTTACTCTTGAAAATGTGGTCTCTGATgattgatccatcattagaatgataataacaatgtaaGACTCTTTGGTAGTGCAGATGGATAGATTAAACACTAAAAAGTGACCTTCCAGGAATGCTTCAGTATATGATCATCAAGTTGACAAATTTGTGTTTTCTCATTGATGAATTGATGAATAcaattattttacataaatacaaaattccCTAATTACAGTAGTATCTATCAAGTGGCAAGACTTCATGTACCTTCTTTCAGTTCATTATGAAATCCGTAgtacaaatattttttctgtttaattgCTGAAATCTTTGAGCGATACCTGTAATGTGTAACCTGTTGCATCTCTTAACCTTAGACGACAGTTTGCATTCGTAAGCACCACATCTGACTAGGACAGTGGGGGAGGAACAGAATGACATAACAGCACATTCAGATCACGACAGTCTGGATAACATTATAGTTTCATTAACacctgaaaagaaaacaaataaatcctCAATTCACACGATAAACTTTCGGTGGGAATTCATATTGGCACCAAATGGACTAGACAAATTGACAAAGAACACGATGATACGGTTCAGACACAGTTATATGCTTATAATATTACGTTAGGACAAAATTCCTTTCCATGTGAAATGATATATTCACAAATTTGTTGATACACAAAACTGccgttaatttttttatgttgtctGACTCAAACAGAAAGAATTTGGTCCGAGAACAGtcataaaactattaataaaGAGAGCCAGCATTCCCATACAAACTCGACTAGGACAGGAAGGATTTGCTGATCTCTGATATGGCCACAATGAATTCATGGAttgagtaataaataataatatacattttatactgCATATTTAAATATAACTCCTTACTACTATACAACACAAACCtgatttatacaaatgaataactttgaataaataaatagcctACACAGACATGAACTACAATCATTtcatgtcaaattatttgactttagttcttttttgattttttttccaaggTGCCGATGCAATGTGTAAGGCGAAATTGCACATAAAATGGCTTCCCTGAATCACATACTTACACAGACTATATGAAAGCCAGATTGAATAAAGCTTTGCTAcggaattttgtaataaaacttttagttttccttttctcACTTTCCATCACACCgagataaaaaactaaaatacacaAAACCTAAATTTGACACTATTAAGTAGTTAACATATCAAGAACTTCATCGACTGTcatgttgtttttatatatttcttccatGGTATCTTTTGGTATGGTCCACTGCAAAAGTAATAACACATTTTTCCGCAGTTCATCCAGACGTGACAATGAAGGGTCCTCGAAAGGTTCGTGGCCGGAGGACTGAAGCGACAATTTCAGAACTTCATCCACAAGGAGGGACCCGAAGCCAAACTTGCAGCGACGCTCCTCGGAGGATATGCGTAGAGCAGCACGGCCAGTCGATTTCTGAGGCCGAGCTAGGGATGCCTCTTCCACAATCTCCTCGGCTTCttcctctgcagtttttgctATGCCGTGCACATCACGATTGTGTGCCTCTAACTCGCTCTGTGTCTGGAAGTATTCTTTGCATAGCTTGCAGAGGTAGGGTTTTGTAGCATTGTGAACACATTTCATATGTTTCTTGAGGTGAGGAAGCTGTGCAAAGGCAGCAGAGCAGAGTATACAGGAAAATggtttttttccttccctttttctcCCGTGTGAGACCGCATATGAATCTTACAGGCGGAAGAATGAGCGAAATGCCGCTCCGCAGATTTGACACTTGTAGGGGCGTTTCTCCAGTGTGAATTCTCATGTGGACAGTCAGCTGTGAATTTTGTGTGAAGGAGGAACCACAAGTAGAACACTGATAAGGTCTCATACCTAAATGCAATCTCATATGTTGTCTTAAATGTCCTTTGAATGCTTTTCCACAGATCTCACAAAGTATAAGGCCTAGACCACGGTGCACTGTGCGGATGTGCTTGTACATTCCTTCCACACTGGATAAACTTCTTATTACCACACGCTCCACACTGGAATTCCTTGACGCCACGATGTGCCATCACATGGCCTTTGAGCGTGTGATATGAAGCAAAGCGAGCATTGCATTCCGTGCACTGATAGTCCTTTTTACCCGTGTGGACCCGTTGATGCTGTGTCACCTGGCTGCGACGAGCGAAGGTTAAGTTGCACTGACTACACTTATGGGGCTTTTCTCCAGTATGAATTCTCATGTGGAGCCTGAGCCGATCTTTTATAGCAAATGATTTTCTACAGAGATCACACTTAAATGGTTTTTCTCCTGTATGGATGGTAATGTGCCCATGGAAAGCTGTTACTTGGATAAAACTAGCGTTACAAATCTTACATTTATACGGCCCTATCCCCCGTATGGATTCggatatgtttgtttttattaggtCAGATTTGGCACTAGAGCATTTACCACATATAGTACATTTTAAATCTTTTGGTTTGGGTTTGTTCTTGTCTAATTCAAATTCTTCCAAGTATGCAATGTGATCTTCAGCAGGATCCTTGGCATCTTTATCTGGTAAAGCAGAATCATCTGTGTCCTCTACATCAACATCCAATCATTTTCAGACAGTGGGTCAAGGTCATCTTCAGTTCGCTGCCTTCATCATCTTCGTTTGATAGATCAGCATGTTTGATCAAATTTGCAGAGTTTTCTTTGTCAGAGAAATCTTGAGAAGAGACTGCTGAGCCTTTGTCGCCTTTTTCTTGAAGTTTGTCTgattgttttgtgtttttgggAGATTTCTCTGCCTTACCTTTTGCTGTTTTTACTTGTCTCTTTGGTCTTTTTGGGTGTGGAGAAATTCCATTCTTTTCTGCATTATTGGCAGTAATGATGGGCTTTGAttcacttttcttcttttctggggTTTGCTTCTCGGTAGCCTTCTCCACTCTTGGTTTTTTCGAAGCGTTGTACGTCTTAGGCTCTTCCTTGACTTTTCTCTTTTTAGCATTGATGTTAGCTGAAATAGTACTGGTGTCGTCAGCAACGTCTGTTACGCTCTCAGGCTCCGAAGCTTTCTTCTTGTTAGGAGACTCTTTCTTGGTGGATTTCTGCGCACTCTTCTTGGGAACCACAGGAGTCTCTGACTTCCCATTTCTTCCTAAGACTTTGTTTCACCTGCATGATGAAGGTATGCAAGGTTCTTGGAGCAAACAAGAGTGGGTAAAGATCTAGAAATGAGAGGTGACAGTTGTCAGTAGGAAGGAGTTTGAGAAGGGAGTGTTAGTGTTGAAGGAAATTAGGtctgccaccaccaccaccacccacaaTCACCTCAGACTAGCATGATAGCacctgaaataaagaaagaaacagacCTCAACCAATGTTAAGCATTCTTGCAGGTACAGTCTATGGCTGTCTAAAATCTACTGCTATACCAAAGCATGTTTTTGCTTCTTATTCTATAAGAAATGAATCATGCTATTCCACTACATTACTTAGCAAAAATGTTATGCATTACTTTTCAATATCAATAAGCTTGCAGGAGAAACTGTCTAAAATAATTGACCCCAAAGTTTCCATGCCAACTTAACCTAAACCTGGAACACTAGActgaagatgtaaaaaaatattttcaaggctTAGTAGTAATAACAGACTCTTTTATACACAAACCCTCTTCCATGTCTAAATACACACACTATTCTCTAAAGCATCATTCtgcattaaatatattttatgattcACCAGTGTTAATAATATAAACTCGATTACTGCATAATCTTTTATCAAGTTTATGGTACAAGTTGCCATTTTCTTTGACTCGCCATAATTTACTAACTTCATACTTCACCCTTGTAATAGTTTTATTTGCTTGTATGTGTGTACAAATATCGTAAATGTTTCCCATTAAAGgatgaaatgggaaaaaaaaaaaaaaagaaaaaaaaaaaaagaaaaaaaaaaaagaaaaaaaaaaaaagtcatttctaTTTTGAAACCCTAAGGAAATAATCCTTCATTGTGAACCTTAAGGGGACctcatttgtttatataaaaaatgcaacagttCTTTTGATGCATAAGGAATGTTCTTACATTTCACCATAATactccattttcaattttttacaaCCTTTACCTAACCTAACTATTTACAGAAAGAAGATTACTCTACGaagttcttttcccttttttataatatagaataaaagtACTTATGGTAAAATATCAGCTAATGCTTAATTTTCAATGAAAGTAAAATAGATATACTGACAAGACACATATACGTAAAACatgtataagtaatatataatttttccatatgaaatgtttatatttcaaaatactaTTAACCCACAAAGAACctattaaattcaaattcacatTAATTAGTTATAATTTcacatcaatatataatatatatatatatatatatatatatatatatatatatatatatatatatatatatatatatataatatatatagatatatatatatatatatgttttttttgccacgaaggaaaaaaatgaaaaaacgagtttttcatttttttccttcgtggcaaaaaaaaacctttatttatacatagcatcacgttttatatacttcgtgatcaagttattcatatatatatatatatatatatatatatatatattatatatatatatatatataatattatatgtgtgtgtaattaaattTACCCTAGCCGGGATTCAGACATATGGGGCAATCGTTTCTGAAAAGAGAACGGCTTACAAAGAAGGCAGCCAATCATTACTtgaacttgaaataaaaattgaGTCCAGTGAGCAATACTGGTAAGCTTCTCCAAAACAATATACTACTTGATAGGATTCCGATCAAAGTCAGACGTATTTGCCAAGTGATGTTGATAGCTACTATCTTTCCGGTGGAAAAAATCGTAATTAAAAGATTGACCAGCAAAGTTTCCCAGTGGGGGAAAAGGtattaaaaaataaggaaaaaagttgCCTCACTTCGTTAATGTGACTCGTCCCTGTGTCAGCCACGCGACGTATATAATTAGGTTAAGATGGAGGTTAAGGCCGCCGGTAGTATATACgtcttgatgagagagagagagagtgtgtgtgtgtcaataaagCATACAAATCAGTACAACAAAGTGACGAAGAAGAAACACAAGAAGAAGATTTAGGGACACTGACCTAACAGAAAAATGGGAGAATGTATAAGGATAGccctcaaaattaagaatgttcttaacctggaaagcgatggatgtcaaagctaagtagcCCGGCTCTGCCTCACTTGttaagaagaggaaaatgaaaggaagatggGGTAAAAGTAAAAGCTTTGAACCTCACACTGTAGTGTgtccgcaactgtgtttgtggagtaagCGCCTACGAACCAGGATCTATTGGACAAATCGCCCCTGCGTGCGGATCTTGGCGTCTCGCTGTGGGGGAGGGTGTGTTTGAGGATGAATCCATTTTAAGAGCCACCAATACTGTCATTCAAAACCACTATCGACTTTCTTTATCACTGTAGGCGGCTCCAAAACACTGCCTCATAGATTGTATGGCCGGAAGGAGCTGCCATGACGCATGGGACTCtattatatgattttaaaatatatttccgaGCTGTTTTAAGACAAATCCTCCCAGTATCTCCGTATCCATAAGGTTAAAACTAACAGGAATGACTAAAATAAAGTTGCTAgggcttttcaaaagaaaaataggaaaactaTGATCTAGTTCGAGAGCAGTTCCAACCCCATATTATAAAAAGTGGAATGTATCTGACGACATTTTCGGCAAGAGCTTATTATAGCAGCCGGGTCGCTCCTATAGCATTCATATCTGACAGGCCTCTTTACGAGCGCAAAGTCTGTATCTTAAATTTTACAGAATTACAGAGAGAGCGGTGTATAATCTATAGCTGTGACAAAGGATGCTTAGTGTAACTGTAGTATTTACAGATGTTTCCTCttcagcaaaagaaaaataatatataagtccTCATTCTCCATTCTAACATTTAAACTTAAGAGTCCCGATTGTCTTTACGGTTtagattattactaataatcaTAAGTTCTAATCAATGAGTGCATTGCTACCTATTTTGAGTAAATTTGGTGGTCAGGAGAAGCCCTTTACAATGCCACATTATTACTGGTGAGCCAATTCCACCTCGAAGAATAGGAACCATTTGACCAAACTAATGAGTTACCACActtgtttgttttggttttgaaaATCAACGGTCAATTAACTTTTCCTATTTCTTCCGAGTACGCAGCCGACATTTAAGAGTATTTGCGGTTTTGGTAGTTCACGAACATTTATATTTACTCTAAAGAGAGTAAAAAGGCAAAGGGAGAGAGTGTATTTTAGTCGCAAGTGTGAATATGTCGCCATGCTGAAGTACTAGGTATCTATGGCAGGTTAGTACGAGATTGTAGCGTATTTTGTCTTATTTATCAGCATTTGAAGCCTAAATACCACGAAATATCCGCTTCTCGTGATTTAGCAATGCTTTACGCTACAGTATAATTCGGAAAAACgcttgaaaattcatatataagccTATAATTGTAGTCGAAAGTGTTTCAGCCTACGTGTCCAGACGataaaaattaggaaaaacatTGACTGGCGTTTTGGTGTTTATCTCAAGCAAGAGCCCGTGAAAATAATTTACGCCATTGAATTTACGATGTTTGAAGCAGGCATTTATGAATAATTGTCTCTTATAATTCTGGAATGTAGTCGGAAATAGTTTAGTAAGATAATTCACACCGGTAAAACATTGCATAAGGTCTAAATTTAGCTAGCGTCAGTATTAGACTAATCGAAAGTCTGAGTTATTTCgagcaatattttaaagaaaattacgttgttacagatgtggtaaagGCACCTTTTGTTACAAGTTGCCTACAGACAACCTGAAATTATACTAAGTTAAACATTGGGAGGGCATGACGTCAACCACTATACCTATGGTAGGCATTGAAGTCGCCACCAAACACAAAAGAAGCCATGTTGAAGAgcagaaagttgaaaaaaaaattatcaccaaagtcAGGGTTACGATAGATGGGACACGAATAAAAGGTTTCACGTAATCccaaaaacctttgaaatacattttatagaaCCCAAGTTCATTAGGTTCCACGAGAAGTCTTAAATTAATTCATAATGTAGGCCTACGCTGGCATAACCTTTGCCCTAAAAATGGTTCCACTTTTCAATAGGTTTCGTGCTAGTCTCATGAAtcctggaattatatatatttacattccgCTCAACTTTTCTAGGCAGTGTAAAGATATAAAGGAGACAATATTTACGTGAAACTTCAAAGACAACTTATTAAGATACCGTTGCTAATGTAAGCATGACTACATCGTACTGAAAATAGCCCAGGCAGAGTTCATGCAGAGATGGCAGATGATTATTTATAGCGAAGGAAGAACCCAGTTTTTCTCTGTGAATTTTCGTTGTAAACGTAAACACGATTCAATATCCACGTCCCGTAAGCATAATATCTTGACGCAGTTCATTTACGAGAGAACTAGGACTAATTCTCAACAACATTTTGAAATGTATTTATGATATACCTAAAAACAAACCCCGTATATACCTTACATTGAACTATTGAATATTTATATCAATATCTCTCTCCGAATCCTTACGATTCTAGCAGGATTCTTAAAAGGGCGTTAGCAATGAACCTTGCTACTAGCGTCATTTCCGTGCCGTTTGACACACATAAATCTGGTATGTGTGTCATGCAACATGGTTTACCTATGgcacacccgagagagagagagagagagagagagagagaggagagagagagagagagagagagagagaggtatgctaCATATATGATTCGATATCACTGCTCTTTTGTGTGAAGGAAAAATCTTATGGTAACTGATAACAcgcgcttcctctctctctctccccacggcTCTACGTCACAGAGCAGATTCTTCTCTACGGTGACGAAGCAAAACTTACTCCATCACGTGAACGGCTGACACAGCGTCAAGTATGTAATAAATACGCTTCGAAAGGTCTCATGCATGGCCGCGATGGGCACCCTTAATTTGGGTATACGCCGGCAACGGATCATTCGAAAATGTGGATGTGCCGTTCCAAGGGCATAGTACTTTAAGTCTAGGAAGACAAGTTATAAAATTAACAAAGAATATTTTGTGACGTTTTTCCACCGTTATAGACCTACTGTTACGTAGGAATTGGTTCTGTAAAATTagtggagagcgagagagagagagagagagagagcgagagaagagagagagagacgagagagagagagagagagagagagagagagagaaatatttaacgAAGATTAGCACACCTGAACTTTCTCTTATAATTGGGCAAAGCGTCAGTTATAATCTGTGATGTGtttatagaataataatgattattaataatagaaGTATTGAAATTGGATCAACGTACATCGCTGTTAATTGCAATTCTTAATTTTGCCTgttataaatttttgtttgtgTGGTATTTTTacgtaccaacggctttacgtgacttccgaaccacgacgagagagaacttctatcaccagaaagacacatcacTCACCCTTCAgtggaaatgcccgagaatcgaactcgcggccacgagatgcaggccaagaccatacgatCACGCCACTTAGGCGCTGTTATAATTAGGGAGTGGCGTAGACCTagcaaggaaattatatatatataatatatatatatatataatatatatatatatatatataatatgttttccaAGCGGTTGAGTTGTCAGTGATTTATTATTAGTACATCCTATTGGTCACGAGACATTGCAAGAagctgaaaaaaagtaaaatcaagcacaaaaaaaattctatacacCCAAGACAGTCGGCCCGCTTTGCAAGATATGACATCAAATCGGACCACGACACGACGGTCGTTTTAAATTAGACAATTTCTTCCCCCTGGGACCAAAGTACGACGACTGCTTCTGGGCTGCCATGTTATCGAGCCACGGGTGGCTGTCGGGTACTAAAATAGGTAGTATATCCTTGGCCTTATCTTCCCGTTGATGAGTGGTTCTTTGCGATTCAATGCAATTTGTATTCATCATAAAAACTGTTTCACCGTAGTTTTGATAACATgcattcaacagagagagagagagaatttaaactgCGCGCGGAGCTGAAGATGTTTTGCGTGCGCGCTTCACCGTTGTTGTGGAGAGATGGCACTGACTGAGCGCCCCCGGAGCTAGGCACTCGTACTATCCCTCCCctcgggcccccccccccccccagggcccccccccccccacaatcccAACACTGCCACCACCactagtgtctctctctctctctctctctcccccctccttaGCGACTGACTATACCAACACCACCANNNNNNNNNNNNNNNNNNNNNNNNNNNNNNNNNNNNNNNNNNNNNNNNNNNNNNNNNNNNNNNNNNNNNNNNNNNNNNNNNNNNNNNNNNNNNNNNNNNNNNNNNNNNNNNNNNNNNNNNNNNNNNNNNNNNNNNNNNNNNNNNNNNNNNNNNNNNNNNNNNNNNNNNNNNNNNNNNNNNNNNNNNNNNNNNNNNNNNNNNNNNNNNNNNNNNNNNNNNNNNNNNNNNNNNNNNNNNNNNNNNNNNNNNNNNNNNNNNNNNNNNNNNNNNNNNNNNNNNNNNNNNNNNNNNNNNNNNNNNNNNNNNNNNNNNNNNNNNNNNNNNNNNNNNNNNNNNNNNNNNNNNNNNNNNNNNNNNNNNNNNNNNNNNNNNNNNNNNNNNNNNNNNNNNNNNNNNNNNNNNNNNNNNNNNNNNNNNNNNNNNNNNNNNNNNNNNNNNNNNNNNNNNNNNNNNNNNNNNNNNNNNNNNNNNNNNNNNNNNNNNNNNNNNNNNNNNNNNNNTGGTGGTGTTGGTATAGTCAGTCGctaaggagggagagagagagagagagacactctaGTGGTGGTGGCAGTGTTGGGATTgtgcgggggggggggcaggggaggggagggatagTACGAGTGCCTAGCCCCGGGGGCGCTCAGTCAGTGCCATCTCTCCACAACAACGGTGAAGCGCGCACGCAATCTTCAGCTCCG
It includes:
- the LOC135211802 gene encoding zinc finger protein 436-like translates to MEEANINAKKRKVKEEPKTYNASKKPRVEKATEKQTPEKKKSESKPIITANNAEKNGISPHPKRPKRQVKTAKEDTDDSALPDKDAKDPAEDHIAYLEEFELDKNKPKPKDLKCTICGKCSSAKSDLIKTNISESIRGIGPYKCKICNASFIQVTAFHGHITIHTGEKPFKCDLCRKSFAIKDRLRLHMRIHTGEKPHKCSQCNLTFARRSQVTQHQRVHTGKKDYQCTECNARFASYHTLKGHVMAHRGVKEFQCGACGNKKFIQCGRNLPHLKKHMKCVHNATKPYLCKLCKEYFQTQSELEAHNRDVHGIAKTAEEEAEEIVEEASLARPQKSTGRAALRISSEERRCKFGFGSLLVDEVLKLSLQSSGHEPFEDPSLSRLDELRKNVLLLLQWTIPKDTMEEIYKNNMTVDEVLDMLTT